In Paralcaligenes sp. KSB-10, the following are encoded in one genomic region:
- a CDS encoding efflux transporter outer membrane subunit, with amino-acid sequence MKPLLPLLLLAALTGCAAINPGEPGLKEIQGAQLGLQTAAIDWPTEQWWLRYKDPQLDSLIDQALQNNPSLAAAKARLGMANAAVSGARAVQLPQLNANYQMTRERFSENYIYPPPYAGSMQTDNTLQLQLGFDLDLWGKNRARYAAAVSRVEASKADAQLARNALVSAVTQSYFNLQNALAQHQVIAQIVRQLEDVAKITHQRVVAGLDTQVEVNQADSAVSAAKVQLSQVGTNADLLRHQLSALVGAGPDRGMSIERAKLPAVAAGVPALLPMNLLGRRPDIVAAKRLVEASSSEISAAKAEFFPDINLSAFAGFMSLGLDNLLKNGSKVYGAGPAITLPIFHGGALNAQLNAKRSERDLAIANYNQAVLTAVREVADASTAIRALQQQIVDQHASYTAISSAYDIAVQRYRSGLGNYVQVLLAQNEVQKQAILDTDLQARAYNLDAQLATALGGGYRSAPAAGTSPGNVPAMPKAGALH; translated from the coding sequence ATGAAACCCCTATTACCTCTTTTGCTGCTTGCCGCTCTGACTGGTTGTGCGGCCATCAATCCTGGAGAGCCCGGACTCAAGGAAATCCAGGGCGCGCAGCTTGGCCTGCAGACAGCGGCCATCGACTGGCCAACCGAACAATGGTGGCTGCGCTATAAAGATCCACAGCTTGACAGCCTGATCGATCAGGCCTTGCAAAACAATCCGTCGCTGGCCGCGGCCAAGGCTCGTTTAGGCATGGCCAACGCAGCTGTCAGCGGCGCCCGAGCCGTGCAACTGCCCCAGCTCAACGCCAATTATCAAATGACACGCGAGCGTTTTTCGGAAAACTACATCTATCCGCCGCCTTACGCGGGTTCCATGCAAACCGACAACACCCTGCAGCTCCAACTGGGTTTCGACCTGGACTTGTGGGGCAAGAACCGCGCGCGCTATGCCGCGGCCGTGTCGCGCGTTGAAGCCAGCAAGGCCGATGCGCAGCTGGCGCGCAATGCTCTGGTCAGCGCCGTAACGCAAAGCTATTTCAATCTGCAAAATGCACTGGCGCAACACCAGGTTATCGCGCAAATCGTCAGACAGCTTGAAGACGTCGCCAAGATCACGCATCAACGCGTCGTTGCCGGGCTCGACACACAGGTTGAAGTCAACCAGGCCGATTCAGCCGTTTCAGCCGCCAAGGTTCAGTTAAGCCAGGTCGGCACCAATGCCGACCTGCTGCGCCATCAGTTGTCGGCGCTGGTTGGGGCCGGGCCGGACCGAGGCATGAGCATTGAACGCGCCAAGCTGCCGGCCGTGGCCGCCGGTGTGCCTGCCCTGCTTCCCATGAATCTGTTGGGAAGGCGCCCCGATATCGTCGCGGCAAAGCGCCTGGTGGAAGCCAGTTCGAGTGAAATCTCGGCCGCCAAGGCGGAATTCTTTCCCGATATAAACCTTTCCGCCTTTGCCGGGTTCATGTCGCTGGGGCTGGACAACCTGTTGAAAAACGGCAGCAAGGTCTACGGCGCAGGGCCCGCTATTACCTTGCCGATTTTCCATGGCGGGGCGCTCAATGCGCAACTGAACGCGAAGCGGTCCGAACGCGACCTGGCCATTGCCAATTACAACCAGGCCGTGCTGACGGCAGTGCGGGAGGTGGCTGATGCCAGCACCGCGATTCGCGCCTTGCAACAGCAGATCGTCGATCAGCACGCCAGCTACACCGCCATTTCGTCGGCCTATGACATTGCGGTTCAGCGTTATCGCTCCGGACTGGGCAATTATGTGCAAGTGCTGCTGGCACAGAATGAGGTTCAGAAACAAGCCATTCTGGACACCGATCTGCAGGCGCGCGCCTATAACCTGGATGCCCAACTCGCTACAGCGCTGGGTGGCGGATACCGCTCCGCGCCGGCCGCTGGCACGTCGCCCGGCAATGTCCCCGCAATGCCCAAGGCCGGCGCACTCCACTGA
- a CDS encoding EmrA/EmrK family multidrug efflux transporter periplasmic adaptor subunit codes for MTTETKSASKRKPLLLTAALIFIVLGICYAVWWFVVASHYESTDDAYVHGNLVQVTSQIAGTVVAIDADDTQHVKKGTALIKLDPTDAGVALKQAEAALAQAVRHTHTLFVQNDALKADIAVRQADIERARVDLNKAQSDLKRRQTLAKSGGISGEEILHAETAVKAAQSGLAQVQAALAASKAKLETNQALTNNTTIAAHPDVQQAADQLRKAWLASARTVLPAPVDGMVAQRSVQVGQRVGPGTPLMTLVPLQQVWVEANFKEGQVAHMKPGQDVKLTADLYGSDVSYNGKIQGIAAGTGSAFALLPAQNASGNWIKVVQRVPVRIALDPKQLADHPLRVGLSMVAEVHLVDPGKQAVDKNINSKLETSVFEDNKNGADALIDKIIKENLGS; via the coding sequence ATGACTACCGAAACCAAATCGGCCTCCAAGCGCAAACCCCTGCTTCTTACCGCAGCACTGATTTTTATTGTCCTGGGCATCTGCTACGCCGTCTGGTGGTTCGTGGTGGCCTCGCACTACGAATCCACCGATGACGCCTATGTGCACGGCAACCTGGTGCAGGTCACTTCACAAATAGCGGGAACAGTCGTGGCGATCGATGCCGACGACACCCAGCACGTCAAAAAAGGCACGGCGCTGATCAAACTCGACCCCACCGATGCCGGAGTCGCCCTCAAGCAGGCTGAAGCGGCGCTGGCCCAGGCCGTACGCCACACGCACACGCTTTTTGTGCAAAACGATGCGCTCAAGGCCGATATTGCCGTGCGGCAGGCCGACATCGAGCGTGCCCGGGTCGATCTGAACAAGGCGCAAAGCGATTTGAAGCGGCGCCAGACACTGGCCAAATCGGGCGGCATAAGCGGCGAAGAAATCCTTCATGCCGAAACCGCCGTCAAGGCGGCGCAGTCAGGGCTGGCACAGGTCCAGGCAGCACTGGCCGCATCCAAGGCCAAGCTTGAAACCAACCAGGCCCTGACGAACAACACAACGATTGCAGCCCACCCCGACGTGCAGCAAGCCGCCGATCAGTTGCGCAAAGCCTGGCTCGCCAGCGCCCGTACCGTTTTACCCGCTCCGGTCGACGGCATGGTCGCACAGCGCTCCGTCCAGGTCGGACAGCGCGTCGGCCCAGGCACTCCCTTGATGACTCTTGTGCCGCTGCAGCAGGTCTGGGTCGAAGCCAACTTCAAGGAAGGCCAGGTCGCCCACATGAAGCCTGGCCAGGACGTGAAACTGACCGCCGATCTCTATGGCAGCGACGTCAGCTATAACGGCAAGATACAGGGCATTGCCGCCGGCACCGGCAGCGCTTTCGCCCTGCTTCCCGCGCAAAATGCCAGCGGCAACTGGATCAAGGTCGTGCAGCGCGTCCCCGTGCGCATCGCCCTCGACCCCAAGCAGCTGGCCGATCACCCCTTGCGCGTAGGCTTGTCGATGGTGGCTGAAGTCCATCTCGTCGACCCTGGCAAACAAGCCGTGGACAAAAACATCAACTCCAAACTTGAAACCAGTGTCTTCGAAGACAACAAGAATGGTGCTGATGCACTCATCGATAAAATCATCAAAGAAAATCTTGGATCATGA
- a CDS encoding DHA2 family efflux MFS transporter permease subunit, protein MSSEEPKAPKPAGKPKPVVHLPLEGKARLFGTIAVSAAVFMNVLDSSIANVSIPTIAGDLGVSATQGTWVITSFAVANAITVPLTGWLTQRFGQVRLFVLSTLLFVLASWLCGLSWSLESLVIFRVIQGAVAGPMIPLSQALMLGSYPKEKAGMALAMWSITVLVGPVAGPLLGGMISDNYNWSWIFYINVPVGLIAGWASWQIYKTRDSARIKLPIDGTGLALLVLWVGALQLMLDKGKELDWFASSAITTMAVVAIVSFVFFVIWELTAKHPVIDLTLFKGRNFTSGTVTISVAYGVFFGTVVLLPLWLQSTLGYSATDAGIASAPVGILAIIFSPIVGKLLGKHDPRYIVTVSFLIFALVSYMRADFNTEVDLGTVMIPTFIQGAAMAMFFIPLTTITLSGLEPHRIPAAAGLSNFVRLVFGAFGTSITTTLWENRAALHHAQLTEIARPGKPAFDMAMAGLHDKGLNQAQSASLINNLINQQAFTISATDIFYASAIIFLALIILVWFARPRKMNSGAGDVAAAAH, encoded by the coding sequence ATGAGCTCCGAAGAGCCTAAAGCCCCGAAACCGGCCGGCAAACCCAAGCCCGTCGTGCACCTGCCGCTCGAAGGCAAGGCACGCCTGTTCGGTACCATTGCCGTGTCCGCCGCCGTCTTCATGAATGTACTCGACTCGTCGATTGCAAACGTGTCCATTCCAACCATCGCCGGCGACCTCGGCGTGAGCGCCACGCAGGGCACCTGGGTCATCACCTCGTTTGCGGTGGCCAACGCCATTACCGTTCCGCTGACAGGCTGGCTGACTCAGCGCTTCGGCCAGGTGCGCCTGTTCGTCCTGTCGACCCTGCTGTTCGTGCTGGCTTCATGGCTCTGCGGATTGTCGTGGTCACTGGAATCGCTGGTGATTTTCCGTGTGATACAGGGGGCCGTTGCAGGCCCCATGATCCCTTTGTCGCAAGCGCTCATGCTGGGCAGCTATCCCAAAGAAAAGGCGGGCATGGCACTGGCCATGTGGTCGATCACGGTGCTGGTCGGGCCTGTTGCAGGGCCTTTGCTGGGAGGCATGATCTCCGACAATTACAATTGGTCGTGGATCTTCTACATCAACGTGCCCGTGGGATTGATCGCCGGATGGGCCTCGTGGCAAATCTATAAAACCCGCGACTCGGCGCGAATCAAGCTGCCCATCGATGGCACCGGCCTGGCACTGCTTGTCCTGTGGGTGGGCGCGCTGCAGTTGATGCTCGACAAAGGCAAGGAACTGGACTGGTTCGCCAGCTCGGCCATTACGACCATGGCGGTCGTCGCCATCGTGTCATTTGTGTTTTTCGTGATCTGGGAGCTGACTGCCAAGCATCCGGTGATAGATCTTACGCTGTTCAAAGGCCGCAATTTCACCTCCGGCACAGTGACCATCTCGGTAGCATACGGGGTATTTTTCGGCACAGTGGTACTGCTTCCCCTGTGGCTCCAGAGCACCCTGGGCTATTCCGCCACCGATGCCGGGATCGCCTCGGCTCCCGTCGGCATCCTGGCGATCATTTTCTCGCCCATTGTCGGCAAACTGCTGGGCAAGCACGATCCGCGCTACATCGTCACTGTGTCGTTCCTGATCTTCGCCCTGGTCAGCTACATGCGGGCCGACTTCAATACCGAAGTTGATCTGGGCACGGTCATGATACCCACCTTCATCCAGGGTGCGGCCATGGCGATGTTCTTCATTCCCCTGACAACAATCACCCTGTCGGGGCTGGAGCCGCATCGCATTCCCGCCGCAGCCGGCCTGTCCAATTTCGTGCGCCTGGTCTTCGGAGCATTCGGCACCTCGATTACCACCACACTCTGGGAAAATCGCGCTGCCCTGCATCACGCCCAACTGACCGAAATTGCCAGGCCGGGCAAGCCGGCCTTCGATATGGCCATGGCAGGCCTGCACGACAAAGGATTGAATCAGGCGCAGTCGGCATCGCTGATCAACAATCTCATCAACCAGCAGGCGTTTACCATTTCCGCCACCGATATTTTCTACGCCTCGGCAATTATCTTTTTGGCGCTGATCATCCTGGTCTGGTTTGCGCGCCCCAGAAAGATGAACTCCGGCGCGGGAGATGTTGCCGCCGCCGCGCATTGA
- a CDS encoding response regulator transcription factor encodes MRILLVEDDPMIGQAIQDALKDASYATDWVKNGQTALDTLACQHYDLVLLDLGLPGKDGLDVLTSIRAKDNPVPLLIVTARDDLGDRIRGLDSGADDYILKPFEMAELLARMRAVLRRKGGTAGPVLSNGIVSLDPATREAHTHGRIEATQLSSREFALLQALMVRPGAILSRSNLEERIYGWGDEVESNAVEFLIHTLRKKLGSEVIKNVRGVGWMVSKGD; translated from the coding sequence ATGCGGATACTGCTGGTTGAAGACGATCCGATGATAGGGCAAGCCATACAAGACGCTCTGAAAGACGCTTCCTATGCCACCGACTGGGTGAAGAACGGGCAAACTGCCCTCGATACGCTTGCCTGCCAGCACTACGACCTCGTGCTGCTTGACCTTGGCTTGCCCGGCAAAGACGGCCTGGACGTATTGACTTCCATTCGCGCCAAAGACAATCCTGTGCCCCTGCTCATTGTTACAGCGCGCGACGATCTGGGCGACCGGATTCGTGGGCTGGACAGCGGCGCGGACGACTACATACTGAAACCTTTCGAGATGGCCGAGCTGCTTGCGCGCATGCGGGCCGTACTGCGCCGCAAGGGAGGCACGGCAGGCCCTGTCCTGAGCAATGGAATCGTGTCGCTCGATCCGGCCACACGTGAGGCTCATACGCATGGCCGGATCGAGGCAACACAGCTCTCCAGCAGGGAATTCGCCTTGCTGCAAGCCCTGATGGTGCGGCCTGGGGCTATTCTTTCCCGCAGCAACCTGGAAGAGCGAATATACGGTTGGGGAGACGAGGTGGAAAGCAATGCGGTCGAATTCCTGATCCACACACTGCGCAAAAAGCTGGGAAGCGAAGTCATCAAGAATGTCAGGGGGGTGGGATGGATGGTTTCAAAGGGCGACTGA